GATCTGCGATCACGCTCGTTCTTGTTGGCTCAAGCTTTGTATGTAGCAAATCGTTTGACTGAGGATCGACAGCAGCGTACAGCCAGTATTGTTCATCATCGAGCTGAATCACAGTCTCGTCAACCGCAACGTGATTCGGGCTCCGACCAGCTTCCGGCTGTAGATCGGCTTTGTGTACCCAGTTATGAACGGTGGATCGAACTCGATCAACACCAAATACCTCAAGAAATGAAACAGTATTCGAAAGCGACAGTCCAGACAAATGGAGCTGAATACTGAGCTTCATCAACAGTTTCGGTGTTGCCTCTCGCTCCACAAACTCTAAGTTGATCTCGTCTAAACAGCCGCTGAGGCGGTCGTTTTCGGGCATAGATCACTTTGAAAACGCACCGCCTCACCTTTCAAACCTTATCTGAACACCGCCAACGCCACGGTAGTGTTCAGATAAGCTGATTCCATGCGAAGGCAAAGGATCTGAGCCACTCGTTTGCTGTTTCTGCTTCGGCGTTGCTGAAACAGTTTGAGAAACTGGTAGTTCTGCGTTTTACCTCACGAAAGACACGTTCGACGCTGTTCCGATTTCCATGTCGTTCGTATCTGAAATCGAGGCCGTGTTTACGACAGGCTCGCTGAAGTGGAGCCGCACCATCAACGAGAAAGATCGCGTCATCTACGTCGTGTTTTTCGCGGAGTTCCGCGAAAAACCGATCTGCGATCGCGTTATTTCTCGTCGGTTCAAGCCGTGTGTGTAGCAGATCATTTGATTCGGGATCGACAGCAGCGTACAGCCAATATTGCTCAGTATCGAGTTGAATCACGGTCTCATCAACCGCGACGTGATTCGGGTTCCGATCCGATTCCGGCTGTAGGTCGGCTTTGTGAACCCAGTTATGAACGGTCGATCGAACTCGATCAACACCGAATACCTCAAGAAACGAAACAGTATTCGAAAGCGATAGTCCAGACAAATGGAGCTGAATACTGAGCTTCATCAACAGCTTCGGTGTTGCTTCTCGCTCCACAAACTCTAAGTTGATCTCGTCTAAACAGCCGCTGAGGCGGTCGTTTTCTGGCATAGAACACTTTGAAAACGCACCGCCTCACTTTCAAACCTTATCTGAACACCGTCAACGCCACCGGCGATAGCTTTATTGTCTAACGTAAAGTCACCTTTACTGTAAAGCGAGCTTTACACTCGGTCCGCGCTCGCTTTACCTCCACCATGAGCGAACACACCGCCCCCGCGACGACTCGGCTCTCCACGCGGAAACGGTACAAACGCATCGCCTACGGACTGCTCGGCGCCGGCATCCTCGCGCTGTGGATCGCCATCGCCCTGGACCGGTTCGTCCTCGGCGTCGCCCTCTACTGGGCTGGCGGCCTCGGTATGGGGCTCGTTCAACGGTTCAGTCCCGTCGACCTGTACGACGAGCGCGACAGCACCATCGAACGCGAGGCCGGCCACTACACGATGAAGTTGTTCGCGTACGTGTTCATTCTCGGTGCCCCCGGCGGACTGGTGTTAGCGGAAAGCGACGTCCTCACGCTACCGGGCGAGTTCTACGGCGCGATGTGGACGCTGTTCGCGGTCTTCGTCGCGTACGGCGCGTTCGTGATCTACTACAAATACCGGCTGTGAACCGCACATGAGAAACGACCTCCGCGATCGACGCGCCGAGACGGGCGAGAGTCAGGCCGACCTCGCCGCCGCCGTCGGCGTCACCCGACAGACGATCAACGCGATCGAACGCGAGCGCTACGACCCGTCGCTGGAGCTCGCCTTCGATCTGGCTGACCACTTCGATTGCCGGATCGAGGACCTGTTCGAACCGGCGGACAACTGACGGTCGGCCGCCGCTTCCGGACTCACTTCGGCGTCGCCACGACGCCGAGATGGTCCTCGTGGTACCGGTCGAGCCGCCGCGTCTCCAGTATCTCGTACGCCTCCCGGAGCCGGTCGAGCGCGCCCTCGAACACCGTCTCCGGGTCCGCCGTCACGTCCTCGCTGCGCGCCTTGATCGCCAAGAGTAGTCGGCCGTCGTCCGCCAGGAACCGCGCGTTGCGCACGGCCACCTCGGCCTGTCCGCGCGTGGCGACGTCCTGAACGACCGCGTCGACGTCGCTCTCGACGACGTGCGCGTACGTCTCCGGCTTCCGCGCGTCCTTCAGCAGCGGAAAGAGGCGGTCGCGCGGCTCGGCGGCGTCGAGGAGGTCCCGCGCCGGGCGGGGCGCGAACTCGACCGCGTACGTCGGGCCCGCGAAGTCGGCGACGTGGCTCGCCGTGGTCCCGCTCGCGGCACCGAGGTAGAGGACGGTCTCGCCGCCTGTCAGACCCGTCTCCAGCCCGAGTTCGAGCATCCCGCCGAGCTTCGACCGCTCCGGGTCCCACGCGCGCCAGCTCTCGGCGGTCGGCTCGCCGTACACGGGCTCGCCGCGGGTCGCCAGCCGCCGCTCGCCGTCGATATCGCGTCGCTCGACGCCGGCGGGCAGGCCCTCACTCATCGTCGGTCACCCCCTCAGTCTCCGCGTCCTCCCGATCGCCGGGGTCGTTCCCGTCCTCGTCCGCTCGCGCCCGGATCGTCGCCATCCGCTCGCGGAGGTCGTCGTGGAGGCGCTCCCGGCGCTCGCCGGCGTAGTGGTCCGCGCGCGCGCCGAGCGAGAGCTTCCCGGCGAGCGCGCGCGCCGCGGAGCCGCGGTCCTCGGGCCGGGTCCCCCGGACGAACTCGTGGGTGTAGATGATCCCGTGCTTCGGCGAGGGGGCGCGCCCCGAGAGGTGCGCGAACAGCGCGTCCTCCGCGCCGAGCACCTGTACCGTCCCGGAGGGCTTCTTCGCGAGCGGCTCCAGCCCGCCGGCGAGCGCGATAAGACGCGCGGCCAGTTCCGGCCCGGCCATCTCGGTGAGGTTCGGCGCGACCGCCGGCGCGATCCGACCGATGGTCTCCGCGAGCGCCGCCCGCTCGTCGTCAAGCTCCGCAGCGCGCTCCGCGAGGGAGACGGCCCGCCGTTCGACCTCGTTCTCCGGCTCGCGCGCGGCGATCGCTCGCGCCCCCTCGACTCCGGGGTCGACCTCGTCGAAGAGGCTCCCGCCCCACTCGACGGCGCGCTCGGCGAGCTCGTTGGCGACGCGCTCGCAGTCGTCCATGGCACGGACCGCGTGGATCAGCTGCGCGTCGTCGGCGCGCTCGCGCTTGCGGACCGCCTCCCGCGTCGCGCGCGTCGTCGCGGCCTTGAGCCGGTCGTAGTACTCGTCGGCGTCGTCGGCGAACCCGGCCTCGACGGCGCGTTCGGGCCAGTCGGCGGGTGCCGCGGCGCTCCCGTCGCGGACCCGCGCCGCGACCGCGGCGTCGCCGCTCGCCGTGTCACCGTCGCCGTCCGCCGCCTCCGGCGGACGCGTC
This genomic stretch from Halorubrum hochsteinianum harbors:
- a CDS encoding IS6 family transposase produces the protein MPENDRLSGCLDEINLEFVEREATPKLLMKLSIQLHLSGLSLSNTVSFLEVFGVDRVRSTVHNWVHKADLQPEAGRSPNHVAVDETVIQLDDEQYWLYAAVDPQSNDLLHTKLEPTRTSVIADQFFTKLRDKHDVDDAIFLVDGAVPLHRACDKHGLDFRYERHGNRNSVERVFREIKRRTTSFSNCFSNAKAETANEWLRSFAFAWNQLI
- a CDS encoding IS6 family transposase, which encodes MPENDRLSGCLDEINLEFVEREATPKLLMKLSIQLHLSGLSLSNTVSFLEVFGVDRVRSTVHNWVHKADLQPESDRNPNHVAVDETVIQLDTEQYWLYAAVDPESNDLLHTRLEPTRNNAIADRFFAELREKHDVDDAIFLVDGAAPLQRACRKHGLDFRYERHGNRNSVERVFREVKRRTTSFSNCFSNAEAETANEWLRSFAFAWNQLI
- a CDS encoding helix-turn-helix transcriptional regulator translates to MRNDLRDRRAETGESQADLAAAVGVTRQTINAIERERYDPSLELAFDLADHFDCRIEDLFEPADN
- a CDS encoding fibrillarin-like rRNA/tRNA 2'-O-methyltransferase; the protein is MSEGLPAGVERRDIDGERRLATRGEPVYGEPTAESWRAWDPERSKLGGMLELGLETGLTGGETVLYLGAASGTTASHVADFAGPTYAVEFAPRPARDLLDAAEPRDRLFPLLKDARKPETYAHVVESDVDAVVQDVATRGQAEVAVRNARFLADDGRLLLAIKARSEDVTADPETVFEGALDRLREAYEILETRRLDRYHEDHLGVVATPK
- a CDS encoding NOP5/NOP56 family protein, with protein sequence MSDTDDPDASGASDRGGGWFETRPPEAADGDGDTASGDAAVAARVRDGSAAAPADWPERAVEAGFADDADEYYDRLKAATTRATREAVRKRERADDAQLIHAVRAMDDCERVANELAERAVEWGGSLFDEVDPGVEGARAIAAREPENEVERRAVSLAERAAELDDERAALAETIGRIAPAVAPNLTEMAGPELAARLIALAGGLEPLAKKPSGTVQVLGAEDALFAHLSGRAPSPKHGIIYTHEFVRGTRPEDRGSAARALAGKLSLGARADHYAGERRERLHDDLRERMATIRARADEDGNDPGDREDAETEGVTDDE